A stretch of Rhododendron vialii isolate Sample 1 chromosome 4a, ASM3025357v1 DNA encodes these proteins:
- the LOC131324216 gene encoding photosynthetic NDH subunit of subcomplex B 5, chloroplastic has protein sequence MAGSSSTALSVLSPPSVPKTGSSKTDPCKTRVSVSMRRNPRSISFGFGAESQGKRGSTRLNAVGLTEIEPDINEDPKDRWATNGVSAEDFLYGEYDGAHTYHGEDEEGTFWGYVAEDYAAVEPPSGFQGFISWLFPPAIVAGMYFHAPGEYLYIGAAVFTVVFCIIEMNKPSEPHNFEPQIYNMERGARDKLIADYNTMDLWDFNEKYGDLWDFTVKKDAAEIMKR, from the exons ATGGCGGGTTCAAGTTCAACTGCACTCTCTGTTCTCTCTCCCCCTTCAGTACCCAAAACTGGTTCTTCTAAAACAGACCCATGTAAAACTAGGGTTAGCGTTTCCATGCGGAGAAACCCACGTTCGATTTCGTTCGGATTTGGCGCGGAGAGTCAAGGAAAGAGGGGATCCACCAGGTTGAATGCTGTTGGATTGACGGAGATTGAGCCCGATATCAATGAAGATCCCAAAGACCGTTGGGCAACTAACGGCGTCAGCGCC GAAGACTTTCTTTACGGCGAGTACGACGGTGCCCATACTTATCATGGAGAAGATGAGGAAG GAACTTTTTGGGGATATGTCGCAGAAGATTATGCAGCGGTTGAACCCCCTTCGGGTTTCCAGG GGTTTATTTCATGGCTTTTCCCCCCAGCAATCGTTGCTGGCATGTATTTCCATGCTCCG GGGGAGTACTTGTACATTGGAGCGGCTGTGTTTACGGTGGTCTTTTGCATTATAGAGATGAATAAACCAAGCGAGCCCCACAACTTCGAACCCCAGATATACAATATGGAGAGGGGAGCTCGCGACAAATTAATTGCGGATTACAACACCATGGATCTATGGGACTTCAATGAGAAGTACGGTGACCTTTGGGATTTCACGGTGAAAAAGGATGCCGCAGAGATAATGAAGAGATAA
- the LOC131324217 gene encoding uncharacterized protein LOC131324217: MHWRSTMFSSFPHLKDGNGFKIGYPAFSYVNQRKYSSQNFSEPINKTVTANGHVCNNADPLPKIWHPETHSILQSSGLQHCSIAYALGVFWCPKKEGAYWLLSNIQPVFQHS, from the exons ATGCATTGGCGCTCCACCATGTTCAGCAGTTTCCCACATCTCAAGGATGGGAATGGCTTTAAGATAGGTTATCCTGCTTTCAGTTATGTAAACCAAAGGAAATACAGTAGCCAGAACTTTTCAGAACCGATCAACAAAACTGTTACAGCCAATGGTCATGTTTGCAATAATGCCGATCCCTTGCCCAAAATTTGGCATCCTGAAACTCATTCCATTCTCCAATCAAGTGGTCTTCAGCACTGTTCTATAGCTTAT GCTCTTGGTGTTTTCTGGTGTCCAAAAAAGGAAGGTGCGTACTGGCTGCTTTCCAACATACAGCCTGTTTTCCAACATTCCTGA
- the LOC131324218 gene encoding acylamino-acid-releasing enzyme isoform X1, which produces MVPLSHLITPTSKWCLNLLRPRFSSLSLPTFSHTHHLLKRFTAKPLCLSSNQKFVCFAMDVSGANSIKEMPWGVDEATEGEYASQSELLQEFTSISTVDKAWTFKPENGKGVQAMFSISQPNLLANKKRKYILSSHIVKESDGFTSFQWAPFPVEMTGVSTMVPSPSGSKLLVVRNSENESPTQFEIWGASEVEKEFHIPHSVHGSVYSDGWFEGISWNSDETLIAYVAEEPSPSKPTFSGLGYKKRGSAEKDCGSWKGQGDWEEDWGETYAGKRQPALFVININSGEVCGVEGIGKSLSIGQVVWAPSTKGLHQYLVFVGWSSGRRKLGIKYCYNRPCALYAVRAPFHESEANELRPKENVSEDVQVVNLTQSISSAFFPRFSPDGKFLVFLSAKSSVDSGAHSATDSLHRIEWPTDGKPDPSAKIVDVVPVVMCAEDGCFPGLYCSSILGKPWLSDGYTMILSSYWRSTQAIISVHVQSGKLVRISPGDSDFSWNVLALDGDNCVAVCSSPIDVPQIKYGCPDEGSSTVPSWSWADISSPISRCSEKVRTLLSSLQFSVMKIPVRGVTENLSEGARKPIEAIFVSSKSKKSDACDPLIVMLHGGPHSVSVSSFSKSFAFLSSIGYSLLIVNYRGSLGFGEEALQSLPGKVGSQDVNDVLTAIDHAIDMGLADPSKVSVLGGSHGGFLTTHLIGQAPDKFVAAAVRNPVCNLALMVGTTDIPDWCFVETCGSEGKSIFTEAPSAEQLKLMHSMSPISHLSKVKTPTLFLLGAQDLRVPVSNGLQYARALKEKGGEAKVIVFPNDVHGIEKPQSDFETFLNIGVWFKKYCK; this is translated from the exons ATGGTCCCGTTATCACACCTCATCACTCCCACTTCGAAGTGGTGCCTAAACTTACTTCGCCCTcgattctcttctctctctcttcctacATTTTCTCATACCCATCATCTTCTCAAGCGCTTCACTGCCAAACCACTTTGTCTCTCAtc TAATCAAAAGTTCGTGTGCTTTGCAATGGATGTTTCTGGAGCAAACTCTATAAAGGAAATGCCATGGGGTGTAGACGAGGCTACTGAAGGAGAATATGCTTCTCAGTCTGAATTGCTTCAAGAATTCACAAGCATCTCCACCGTTGACAAGGCATGGACTTTTAAGCCTGAGAATG GAAAGGGTGTGCAAGCTATGTTTTCAATTAGCCAACCGAATCTTTTGGCCAATAAGAAGAGGAAATATATTTTATCTAGTCACATTGTGAAAGAAAGTGACGGTTTCACAAGCTTCCAATGGGCTCCATTTCCTGTTGAAATGACGGGCGTGTCCACAATGGTTCCATCCCCGTCAGGCTCGAAGCTTCTAGTTGTTCGGAATTCTGAAAATGAATCCCCTACTCAATTTGAAATTTGGGGTGCATCTGAAGTGGAAAAAGAATTCCATATTCCTCATTCGGTTCATGGCTCTGTATACTCCGATGGATG GTTTGAGGGAATTTCTTGGAACTCTGATGAAACTCTAATTGCTTATGTTGCGGAGGAGCCGTCTCCTTCCAAGCCAACGTTTAGTGGTCTTGGCTATAAGAAAAGAGGTTCCGCAGAAAAAGATTGTGGTAGCTGGAAAGGTCAAGGTGATTGGGAGGAGGACTGGGGGGAAACTTACGCTGGAAAAAGGCAACCTGCACTCTTTGTCATCAATATAAACAG TGGAGAGGTATGTGGTGTTGAGGGAATTGGGAAGTCATTGAGCATTGGACAGGTTGTATGGGCTCCATCGACAAAAGGGTTGCATCAATATTTGGTTTTTGTTGGGTGGTCATCAGGCAGGAGAAAGCTTGGTATCAAGTACTGCTATAATAGGCCTTGTGCCTTATATGCAGTTAGGGCTCCCTTTCATGAATCTGAAGCAAATGAACTCCGCCCAAA AGAAAATGTGAGCGAAGATGTACAAGTAGTTAATCTTACCCAAAGCATAAGTAGTGCTTTCTTTCCACGGTTCAG CCCAGATGGGAAGTTTCTTGTGTTTTTATCTGCAAAAAGTTCTGTAGATTCCGGGGCACATTCTGCAACAGACTCACTTCATCGGATTGAATGGCCGACTGACGGAAAGCCAGATCCATCAGCGAAAATAGTTGACGTG GTTCCTGTTGTGATGTGTGCTGAGGATGGTTGCTTCCCTGGACTCTATTGTTCAAGTATTCTTGGTAAACCATGGCTTTCTGATGGATACACAATGATTTTATCTTCTTACTGGCGTAGCACTCAAGCAATTATCTCAGTCCATGTGCAGAG TGGGAAATTGGTACGGATCAGCCCAGGCGACTCAGATTTTTCGTGGAATGTTCTTGCACTAGACGGGGACAACTGTGTTGCTG TTTGTAGCAGCCCAATAGATGTTCCTCAAATCAAGTACGGTTGTCCTGACGAGGGGTCATCTACAGTTCCATCATGGAGTTGGGCAGATATTTCAAGCCCGATATCAAGATGCTCTGAGAAG GTTAGGACTTTGCTGTCATCTCTTCAGTTTAGTGTGATGAAGATTCCTGTCAGGGGTGTTACTGAGAACCTCTCTGAAG GTGCCAGAAAACCTATTGAAGCCATATTTGTATCCTCCAAGTCCAAGAAAAGCGATGCCTGCGATCCATTAATTGTAATGCTTCATGGGGGGCCCCACTCTGTCTCGGTGTCAAGCTTTTCTAAGTCATTTGCGTTCCTGTCTTCAATTGGTTACAGCTTGCTGATTGTAAACTATAG AGGTTCGTTGGGTTTTGGTGAGGAGGCATTGCAATCTCTCCCTGGGAAAGTTGGGTCACAG GATGTCAATGATGTGCTAACTGCCATTGATCATGCAATTGACATGGGACTTGCAGACCCTTCCAAAGTATCCGTGCTTGGTGGTTCTCATGGTGGATTTTTGACAACCCACTTGATTGGTCAG GCGCCAGATAAGTTTGTTGCAGCAGCCGTAAGAAATCCTGTTTGTAACCTTGCTCTGATGGTTGGTACCACGGATATTCCTGATTGGTGCTTTGTGGAGACCTGTGGAAGTGAGGGGAAATCTATCTTCACGGAAGCACCTTCAGCTGAACAACTGAAACTTATGCACAGCATGTCTCCTATTTCACACTTGTCGAAG GTCAAAACACCTACACTTTTCCTTTTGGGAGCTCAGGATCTTCGTGTTCCAGTTTCTAATGGATTACAA TATGCACGGGCACTAAAGGAGAAAGGAGGAGAAGCTAAAGTAATTGTGTTTCCCAACGATGTTCACGGGATCGAAAA ACCGCAATCTGACTTTGAAACCTTCCTCAATATTGGAGTGTGGTTCAAGAAGTATTGCAAATAA
- the LOC131324218 gene encoding acylamino-acid-releasing enzyme isoform X2, whose amino-acid sequence MDVSGANSIKEMPWGVDEATEGEYASQSELLQEFTSISTVDKAWTFKPENGKGVQAMFSISQPNLLANKKRKYILSSHIVKESDGFTSFQWAPFPVEMTGVSTMVPSPSGSKLLVVRNSENESPTQFEIWGASEVEKEFHIPHSVHGSVYSDGWFEGISWNSDETLIAYVAEEPSPSKPTFSGLGYKKRGSAEKDCGSWKGQGDWEEDWGETYAGKRQPALFVININSGEVCGVEGIGKSLSIGQVVWAPSTKGLHQYLVFVGWSSGRRKLGIKYCYNRPCALYAVRAPFHESEANELRPKENVSEDVQVVNLTQSISSAFFPRFSPDGKFLVFLSAKSSVDSGAHSATDSLHRIEWPTDGKPDPSAKIVDVVPVVMCAEDGCFPGLYCSSILGKPWLSDGYTMILSSYWRSTQAIISVHVQSGKLVRISPGDSDFSWNVLALDGDNCVAVCSSPIDVPQIKYGCPDEGSSTVPSWSWADISSPISRCSEKVRTLLSSLQFSVMKIPVRGVTENLSEGARKPIEAIFVSSKSKKSDACDPLIVMLHGGPHSVSVSSFSKSFAFLSSIGYSLLIVNYRGSLGFGEEALQSLPGKVGSQDVNDVLTAIDHAIDMGLADPSKVSVLGGSHGGFLTTHLIGQAPDKFVAAAVRNPVCNLALMVGTTDIPDWCFVETCGSEGKSIFTEAPSAEQLKLMHSMSPISHLSKVKTPTLFLLGAQDLRVPVSNGLQYARALKEKGGEAKVIVFPNDVHGIEKPQSDFETFLNIGVWFKKYCK is encoded by the exons ATGGATGTTTCTGGAGCAAACTCTATAAAGGAAATGCCATGGGGTGTAGACGAGGCTACTGAAGGAGAATATGCTTCTCAGTCTGAATTGCTTCAAGAATTCACAAGCATCTCCACCGTTGACAAGGCATGGACTTTTAAGCCTGAGAATG GAAAGGGTGTGCAAGCTATGTTTTCAATTAGCCAACCGAATCTTTTGGCCAATAAGAAGAGGAAATATATTTTATCTAGTCACATTGTGAAAGAAAGTGACGGTTTCACAAGCTTCCAATGGGCTCCATTTCCTGTTGAAATGACGGGCGTGTCCACAATGGTTCCATCCCCGTCAGGCTCGAAGCTTCTAGTTGTTCGGAATTCTGAAAATGAATCCCCTACTCAATTTGAAATTTGGGGTGCATCTGAAGTGGAAAAAGAATTCCATATTCCTCATTCGGTTCATGGCTCTGTATACTCCGATGGATG GTTTGAGGGAATTTCTTGGAACTCTGATGAAACTCTAATTGCTTATGTTGCGGAGGAGCCGTCTCCTTCCAAGCCAACGTTTAGTGGTCTTGGCTATAAGAAAAGAGGTTCCGCAGAAAAAGATTGTGGTAGCTGGAAAGGTCAAGGTGATTGGGAGGAGGACTGGGGGGAAACTTACGCTGGAAAAAGGCAACCTGCACTCTTTGTCATCAATATAAACAG TGGAGAGGTATGTGGTGTTGAGGGAATTGGGAAGTCATTGAGCATTGGACAGGTTGTATGGGCTCCATCGACAAAAGGGTTGCATCAATATTTGGTTTTTGTTGGGTGGTCATCAGGCAGGAGAAAGCTTGGTATCAAGTACTGCTATAATAGGCCTTGTGCCTTATATGCAGTTAGGGCTCCCTTTCATGAATCTGAAGCAAATGAACTCCGCCCAAA AGAAAATGTGAGCGAAGATGTACAAGTAGTTAATCTTACCCAAAGCATAAGTAGTGCTTTCTTTCCACGGTTCAG CCCAGATGGGAAGTTTCTTGTGTTTTTATCTGCAAAAAGTTCTGTAGATTCCGGGGCACATTCTGCAACAGACTCACTTCATCGGATTGAATGGCCGACTGACGGAAAGCCAGATCCATCAGCGAAAATAGTTGACGTG GTTCCTGTTGTGATGTGTGCTGAGGATGGTTGCTTCCCTGGACTCTATTGTTCAAGTATTCTTGGTAAACCATGGCTTTCTGATGGATACACAATGATTTTATCTTCTTACTGGCGTAGCACTCAAGCAATTATCTCAGTCCATGTGCAGAG TGGGAAATTGGTACGGATCAGCCCAGGCGACTCAGATTTTTCGTGGAATGTTCTTGCACTAGACGGGGACAACTGTGTTGCTG TTTGTAGCAGCCCAATAGATGTTCCTCAAATCAAGTACGGTTGTCCTGACGAGGGGTCATCTACAGTTCCATCATGGAGTTGGGCAGATATTTCAAGCCCGATATCAAGATGCTCTGAGAAG GTTAGGACTTTGCTGTCATCTCTTCAGTTTAGTGTGATGAAGATTCCTGTCAGGGGTGTTACTGAGAACCTCTCTGAAG GTGCCAGAAAACCTATTGAAGCCATATTTGTATCCTCCAAGTCCAAGAAAAGCGATGCCTGCGATCCATTAATTGTAATGCTTCATGGGGGGCCCCACTCTGTCTCGGTGTCAAGCTTTTCTAAGTCATTTGCGTTCCTGTCTTCAATTGGTTACAGCTTGCTGATTGTAAACTATAG AGGTTCGTTGGGTTTTGGTGAGGAGGCATTGCAATCTCTCCCTGGGAAAGTTGGGTCACAG GATGTCAATGATGTGCTAACTGCCATTGATCATGCAATTGACATGGGACTTGCAGACCCTTCCAAAGTATCCGTGCTTGGTGGTTCTCATGGTGGATTTTTGACAACCCACTTGATTGGTCAG GCGCCAGATAAGTTTGTTGCAGCAGCCGTAAGAAATCCTGTTTGTAACCTTGCTCTGATGGTTGGTACCACGGATATTCCTGATTGGTGCTTTGTGGAGACCTGTGGAAGTGAGGGGAAATCTATCTTCACGGAAGCACCTTCAGCTGAACAACTGAAACTTATGCACAGCATGTCTCCTATTTCACACTTGTCGAAG GTCAAAACACCTACACTTTTCCTTTTGGGAGCTCAGGATCTTCGTGTTCCAGTTTCTAATGGATTACAA TATGCACGGGCACTAAAGGAGAAAGGAGGAGAAGCTAAAGTAATTGTGTTTCCCAACGATGTTCACGGGATCGAAAA ACCGCAATCTGACTTTGAAACCTTCCTCAATATTGGAGTGTGGTTCAAGAAGTATTGCAAATAA